Proteins from one Hydrogenivirga caldilitoris genomic window:
- a CDS encoding F0F1 ATP synthase subunit gamma translates to MPKLSPRDIRRKIQGIKNTRRITNAMKVVSAAKLRRAQELLYSSRPYSDKLYELVRDMAAHVDRESHPLLQDRDEKRIDVILVTADRGLAGAFNSNIIRETERFIAQKGERGIDASLILIGRKGYQYFSRRNYKVVKGYDEVFRKEVNFGIAKEVSETVRDRFTKGEVDAVYLVNNEMITRASYKPVIRKFLPFELPEEETLDAHNIYTFEVDEEEFMNRILDLYLNFQLYRAMVESNAAEHFARMVAMDNATKNADDLVKQWTLIFNKARQESITLELIDIVGAAEAMK, encoded by the coding sequence ATGCCAAAGCTGTCTCCTAGAGATATAAGAAGGAAGATACAGGGTATCAAGAACACGAGGCGTATAACCAACGCGATGAAGGTGGTTTCGGCAGCAAAGCTGAGGCGTGCCCAAGAACTTCTTTACTCATCTAGACCCTACTCCGATAAGTTATACGAGCTGGTTAGAGACATGGCAGCCCATGTAGACCGAGAAAGCCACCCCCTCTTGCAAGATAGAGACGAGAAGAGGATAGATGTTATACTTGTGACGGCGGACAGGGGGCTTGCCGGAGCCTTTAACTCAAACATAATCAGGGAAACGGAAAGATTTATAGCCCAGAAAGGTGAAAGGGGTATTGATGCAAGCCTTATACTTATAGGACGTAAAGGATATCAGTACTTTTCAAGAAGAAACTACAAGGTTGTGAAGGGTTATGACGAGGTTTTCAGGAAGGAGGTTAACTTTGGCATAGCCAAAGAAGTCTCTGAAACTGTTAGGGATAGGTTTACAAAAGGCGAGGTTGACGCTGTTTACCTTGTAAACAACGAGATGATAACAAGGGCTAGTTACAAGCCTGTTATAAGAAAGTTCCTGCCCTTTGAGCTGCCCGAGGAGGAAACCTTGGACGCTCATAACATTTACACCTTTGAGGTTGATGAAGAGGAGTTTATGAACAGAATTCTTGACCTCTACCTTAATTTCCAGCTTTACAGGGCTATGGTTGAATCCAACGCTGCGGAACACTTTGCCAGAATGGTAGCTATGGACAACGCTACCAAGAACGCCGATGATCTCGTTAAGCAGTGGACACTCATATTCAACAAGGCAAGGCAGGAATCTATAACTCTTGAGCTTATTGATATAGTTGGTGCCGCTGAGGCGATGAAGTAA
- the atpD gene encoding F0F1 ATP synthase subunit beta: MAEKLVGRIVQVIGPVVDVEFDTKELPPIKHGLKTVRRYIDDKGNWAQEELFFEVAQHIGESRVRAVGMGASDGLVRGQEVEYLGGPIRVPVGKEVLGRIFNVVGQPIDEQGPVEAKEYWPMFREPPALDEQSTKVEILETGIKVVDLLEPYVKGGKVGLFGGAGVGKTVLMQELIHNIAKFHKGYSVVVGVGERTREGNDLWLEMKESGVLPYTVMVYGQMNEPPGVRFRVAQTGITMAEYFRDVEGQDVLTFIDNIFRFVQAGSEVSTLLGRLPSAVGYQPTLNTDVGEVQERITSTKKGSITAVQAVYVPADDITDPAPYSIFAHLDATTVLARRLAELGIYPAIDPLESTSKYLAPEFVGDEHYETAMEVKRILQRYKELQEIIAILGMEELSEEDKAIVNRARRIQKFLAQPFHVAEQFTGMPGKYVKLEDTIRSFKEILSGKYDHLPENAFYMVGTIEEVVEKAKSMGAQV; this comes from the coding sequence ATGGCAGAGAAGCTTGTGGGAAGGATAGTTCAGGTTATAGGTCCCGTTGTGGACGTTGAGTTTGACACAAAGGAACTCCCCCCTATCAAACACGGACTTAAAACTGTAAGGAGGTACATAGACGACAAGGGAAATTGGGCGCAGGAGGAGCTTTTCTTTGAAGTGGCTCAGCATATAGGAGAGAGCAGGGTCAGAGCTGTAGGAATGGGTGCCTCAGATGGTTTGGTGAGGGGACAGGAGGTTGAGTACCTTGGAGGACCAATAAGAGTGCCTGTTGGGAAGGAAGTTCTCGGGAGGATATTTAACGTTGTGGGACAACCCATTGATGAGCAAGGACCTGTGGAGGCTAAGGAGTACTGGCCCATGTTCAGAGAGCCTCCTGCTCTTGATGAGCAATCCACTAAGGTTGAGATACTTGAAACAGGTATAAAGGTTGTAGACCTCCTTGAACCTTACGTTAAGGGTGGAAAAGTTGGCCTCTTTGGGGGTGCTGGTGTTGGAAAAACAGTTCTCATGCAGGAGCTTATTCACAACATAGCTAAGTTCCACAAAGGATACTCTGTTGTTGTTGGAGTCGGCGAGAGGACAAGGGAAGGGAACGACCTCTGGCTTGAAATGAAAGAATCGGGAGTTCTTCCTTACACTGTTATGGTTTATGGACAGATGAACGAACCTCCAGGGGTTAGGTTTAGGGTTGCTCAGACAGGAATCACCATGGCTGAGTACTTCAGAGATGTTGAAGGGCAGGACGTTCTGACGTTCATAGACAACATATTCAGGTTTGTTCAGGCGGGTTCTGAAGTTTCTACACTTCTTGGTAGGTTGCCTTCAGCGGTCGGATACCAGCCCACCCTTAATACGGACGTTGGTGAAGTTCAGGAGAGAATAACCTCAACTAAGAAAGGTTCAATCACTGCAGTTCAGGCTGTTTACGTACCGGCAGACGATATAACAGACCCTGCTCCTTACTCCATATTCGCTCACCTTGACGCAACAACCGTTCTGGCTAGGAGGCTTGCAGAGCTTGGGATATACCCGGCTATAGACCCTCTGGAATCAACTTCTAAGTACCTTGCCCCTGAGTTTGTCGGAGATGAGCATTACGAAACTGCCATGGAAGTTAAGAGGATACTTCAGAGGTATAAAGAGCTTCAGGAGATAATAGCGATACTCGGTATGGAGGAGCTATCCGAAGAGGATAAAGCTATAGTTAACAGGGCGAGAAGGATACAGAAGTTCCTTGCTCAACCTTTCCACGTTGCCGAACAGTTTACGGGTATGCCGGGTAAATACGTTAAGCTTGAAGATACCATTAGGTCCTTTAAGGAAATACTCTCTGGCAAGTACGATCATCTTCCCGAAAACGCTTTCTACATGGTTGGAACCATAGAGGAGGTTGTAGAGAAGGCTAAGAGCATGGGGGCTCAGGTGTAA
- a CDS encoding DUF309 domain-containing protein, whose protein sequence is MEERILGAAQYFYIHIEKRSLPLEASKALTNFRVGKGPKNIALSMLERTKKHLSLWLEDSSQIQIYKRYFGYIAKEKTLTLAECFSPFVLINSWESFYDVLISDKERRKQAFGWLKSFFRSMDVEGVLEEKDPEELLRRLIEIVDLPENQKFYIATHLGYMINPHIFIPITKSTGEALSLNEPGSYFRLIEATRKKRIKPIEAYAFLHLLYERVPSKRIGTEHLLGINREFELLKVAERLWGEERFYEAHEVLEEVWELVKEPEKKECYQGVIRFAIALHHYQSGEEKRAENVLRRAIPQLERCKVPLPINVRELSLQANDFLHKLKEGKPLKAYPTFRVV, encoded by the coding sequence GTGGAAGAGAGAATATTAGGAGCAGCTCAGTATTTTTATATCCATATAGAAAAGAGGAGCTTACCTTTAGAAGCCTCAAAGGCTCTCACTAACTTTCGTGTTGGTAAAGGTCCTAAGAACATCGCCCTCTCTATGCTTGAAAGAACCAAGAAGCACCTGTCACTGTGGCTTGAGGACAGCTCTCAAATTCAGATATACAAGAGATACTTTGGGTACATAGCAAAGGAAAAAACCCTTACCCTTGCAGAGTGTTTCTCTCCCTTTGTTCTAATAAATTCGTGGGAGAGTTTTTATGACGTTTTGATATCGGATAAAGAAAGAAGGAAACAGGCTTTTGGCTGGCTAAAAAGTTTTTTTAGGAGTATGGATGTTGAAGGTGTCCTTGAAGAAAAAGACCCAGAAGAGCTTTTGAGAAGGTTGATTGAGATTGTTGACCTGCCCGAAAACCAAAAATTTTATATAGCTACCCACCTTGGCTATATGATAAATCCTCATATTTTTATACCTATTACAAAAAGCACAGGAGAAGCTCTGTCTCTTAATGAACCGGGGAGCTATTTTAGACTTATAGAAGCTACAAGAAAAAAGAGGATAAAACCCATAGAGGCTTATGCTTTCTTACATCTTCTTTACGAAAGGGTGCCCTCAAAGAGGATTGGTACTGAGCACCTGTTGGGTATAAACAGGGAATTTGAACTCCTTAAGGTTGCAGAGCGGTTGTGGGGTGAGGAAAGATTTTACGAAGCTCATGAGGTGCTTGAGGAGGTGTGGGAACTTGTGAAGGAGCCTGAAAAAAAGGAATGTTATCAAGGGGTTATACGCTTCGCTATAGCTTTACACCATTACCAGAGCGGAGAAGAGAAAAGGGCGGAAAACGTTCTAAGGAGAGCAATTCCTCAGTTAGAAAGATGTAAAGTACCCCTTCCCATTAATGTAAGGGAATTATCGCTTCAAGCTAACGATTTTCTGCATAAATTAAAAGAAGGTAAGCCATTGAAGGCTTATCCAACCTTCAGGGTGGTATAA